Proteins encoded by one window of Cellvibrio sp. KY-GH-1:
- a CDS encoding AraC family transcriptional regulator, giving the protein MNFVVFNFHDVILLMTATLCCLFALLLIVTNPPHNTSNYFLAAFLVAHAFIPLHELILWGAEFKLHVRENVPGIYFIGGFAYFLDAVLLYFYVKSLVFRDFHLRPKDYLHLIPLGLFALFMVVGFYRYPAQVRLEWINTEAFVYSGGYITAELLCKTLRIIYCAAALLLIFKYKDILKTTHSNVEKVDILWLKILVVGFMVITLMHEVLAFAKVIGYLTGYDFQHPNPKGNAIEYIGLSGNYTLFFLVCTLVFTSMRYFSNFEAVKQKEVKEPPKKSTQEKLLNPEYAAKIDGIMRSQKTYLNPELTLDMLADTLGIAAKDLSMIINRHFNLNFYEFVNGYRIEEAQKRLLDPANKEKTITDIYLEVGFNSKSVFNTFFKKLVGKTPSEYRQNPEPVVAEG; this is encoded by the coding sequence ATGAACTTTGTCGTATTTAACTTTCACGACGTAATCCTGCTAATGACAGCGACACTATGCTGTCTATTCGCGTTACTACTCATAGTGACTAACCCGCCGCACAACACCAGCAACTATTTCCTTGCGGCTTTTCTGGTCGCGCACGCCTTCATTCCGTTGCACGAACTCATTCTCTGGGGCGCCGAATTTAAGTTGCACGTACGGGAAAATGTTCCGGGTATCTACTTTATTGGTGGTTTTGCCTACTTTCTGGATGCGGTACTGCTTTATTTTTATGTGAAATCGCTGGTGTTTCGCGATTTCCATCTGCGCCCCAAAGATTACCTGCACCTGATTCCACTGGGGTTATTTGCCCTCTTTATGGTGGTGGGGTTTTACCGCTACCCGGCGCAGGTGCGGCTGGAGTGGATCAATACCGAGGCCTTTGTTTACAGCGGCGGCTACATCACCGCTGAGCTACTGTGCAAAACCCTGCGCATCATTTACTGCGCTGCCGCCTTGCTGTTGATCTTCAAATACAAGGATATTCTCAAAACCACCCACTCCAACGTGGAAAAGGTGGATATCCTCTGGCTTAAGATTCTGGTGGTTGGGTTTATGGTGATCACCCTTATGCACGAAGTACTCGCCTTCGCCAAGGTGATCGGTTACCTCACCGGGTACGACTTCCAACACCCCAATCCGAAAGGGAATGCCATTGAATACATCGGCCTGAGTGGCAACTACACGCTCTTCTTCCTGGTGTGTACCCTGGTGTTTACCAGCATGCGCTACTTCAGCAATTTTGAAGCGGTGAAACAAAAGGAGGTCAAAGAGCCGCCGAAAAAATCTACCCAGGAAAAACTGCTCAATCCAGAATATGCGGCCAAAATCGATGGCATTATGCGCAGCCAGAAAACCTACCTCAATCCAGAGCTAACGCTGGATATGCTGGCGGATACCCTCGGCATAGCTGCGAAAGATTTATCCATGATCATCAACCGCCACTTCAATTTGAATTTTTACGAGTTCGTGAATGGTTATCGCATCGAAGAAGCGCAAAAGCGGTTGCTGGATCCCGCCAACAAAGAAAAAACCATTACCGATATTTATCTGGAAGTAGGCTTTAACAGCAAATCGGTATTCAACACCTTCTTTAAAAAATTGGTCGGCAAAACGCCGTCGGAATATCGTCAAAATCCGGAACCGGTAGTGGCCGAAGGGTAA
- a CDS encoding GyrI-like domain-containing protein, with the protein MNENRKSIYSYDQRIARVCEFVYQNLDKELTLEQMSEVAAFSKFHFHRVFSAYTGMSATKFLQLARLRRASFRLAFEPQKKIIDIAYEAGFDSPEAFARAFKRTFDQSPTDFRAEPKWPEWHLRFQFQPQPSGEIPMNVTIVNFETTTVALIEHLGPPEKVLETAGKFIAWRKATGLSPVKTSKTFGIPYSDPSNTEPEKFRWDVCGSIDTDVPANDYGVKAGVIPGGKCAVIRHQGSHSTLGTSIYAFYREWLPNSGEEVRDFPCFFHYLNFVHEVDECDLQTDIYFPLR; encoded by the coding sequence ATGAACGAAAACAGAAAATCCATCTACAGCTACGACCAACGCATCGCTCGCGTGTGCGAATTCGTTTATCAGAACCTCGATAAGGAATTAACCCTTGAGCAAATGAGTGAGGTAGCTGCATTTTCCAAATTCCATTTTCACCGCGTGTTTTCTGCCTACACGGGGATGAGCGCAACCAAATTTCTTCAGCTGGCGCGACTCAGGCGCGCATCATTTCGTCTGGCGTTCGAACCGCAGAAAAAGATAATCGATATTGCTTATGAAGCAGGTTTCGACAGCCCCGAAGCTTTTGCGCGCGCATTCAAACGCACCTTTGATCAATCGCCAACAGACTTCAGGGCAGAACCTAAATGGCCCGAATGGCATTTGCGCTTTCAATTCCAACCCCAACCGAGCGGAGAAATTCCGATGAACGTCACTATTGTCAATTTTGAAACCACCACAGTGGCACTGATCGAACACTTGGGCCCACCAGAAAAGGTCTTGGAGACAGCGGGAAAATTTATTGCGTGGCGCAAAGCTACCGGGCTTTCACCCGTTAAGACCAGTAAAACCTTTGGCATTCCCTACAGCGACCCGAGCAATACCGAACCGGAAAAATTTCGTTGGGATGTTTGCGGCAGTATCGATACCGATGTTCCCGCCAACGATTACGGCGTAAAAGCCGGTGTTATTCCCGGCGGCAAATGCGCCGTGATTCGCCACCAGGGCAGCCACAGCACACTGGGCACCAGCATCTACGCGTTTTATCGCGAATGGCTACCAAACAGCGGCGAAGAAGTGCGGGACTTTCCCTGCTTTTTTCACTACCTCAATTTTGTTCACGAAGTTGATGAATGTGATCTACAAACGGATATTTATTTTCCCCTCAGGTAA
- a CDS encoding glycosyltransferase, with translation MEQVVIYALGTGGDIDPMVALGIELMRRGYRVSFLTNDYFQARVSAAGLEFISVGTLEQYHLGNSVTAWESRNHVDNFEHYHAPAFEPAFNFVKSLVGKNVLVLALGEENGAAAAAEKFRLPYVKMLLSPNIVFSAYSPPAPMKWAIPKRIPRFIVRFLLRRNRKTRFKVFCRMEHTQAYLATRQRLGCSLTFQTQSNAVLQLGFFPEWFGMPAKDWPTNLKLVGFPLQNRASNQSRNELDRFIEQQGAPLIFTSGTGVKDVVELFTEGRKICEQLQVPGVFVGGASGAEILQGSSLCLHLDYIDFEHALSKALAIVHHGGMGTTAQAIKAGIPQLIRPIKYDQPDNADRIYKLGLGTYVMPEQFKAEVVAPMIGNMLQKAKSSKALRFYAEDVNNSRAIVDACDVIERELKIKPVSLVGEAAVHS, from the coding sequence ATGGAACAGGTTGTGATTTATGCGCTGGGCACCGGCGGAGATATAGACCCCATGGTCGCGCTGGGAATTGAGTTAATGCGGCGCGGGTATCGCGTCAGTTTTTTAACCAATGATTACTTTCAAGCGCGAGTGTCCGCGGCGGGCCTTGAATTTATTTCGGTGGGCACGCTTGAGCAATATCACCTGGGTAACAGCGTGACGGCCTGGGAATCCAGAAATCACGTGGATAACTTTGAGCACTATCATGCTCCTGCGTTTGAACCGGCATTTAACTTTGTGAAAAGCCTGGTCGGAAAGAACGTACTGGTTCTTGCGCTGGGTGAAGAAAACGGTGCAGCGGCAGCGGCAGAAAAGTTTCGCCTTCCTTATGTAAAAATGTTGTTATCGCCCAATATTGTTTTTTCTGCCTACAGCCCACCGGCACCGATGAAGTGGGCTATTCCCAAACGTATCCCGCGCTTTATCGTGCGCTTTTTGTTACGCCGCAATCGCAAAACCCGCTTTAAGGTATTTTGCCGGATGGAACATACCCAAGCCTATTTGGCTACCCGCCAACGCCTGGGTTGCTCGCTGACCTTTCAAACGCAATCCAATGCGGTTTTACAGCTCGGTTTTTTTCCGGAATGGTTTGGTATGCCTGCTAAGGATTGGCCAACCAATTTAAAACTGGTGGGCTTCCCGCTACAAAATCGCGCGAGTAATCAGAGCCGCAATGAGTTGGATCGCTTCATTGAACAGCAGGGCGCACCGCTGATTTTTACGTCTGGCACCGGTGTGAAAGATGTGGTGGAATTATTTACCGAAGGACGAAAAATTTGCGAGCAACTGCAAGTGCCCGGTGTATTTGTCGGTGGCGCCAGCGGTGCAGAAATTTTGCAAGGTTCTTCACTCTGCCTGCATCTGGATTACATCGATTTTGAACACGCCCTCTCAAAAGCCCTGGCAATTGTTCATCACGGTGGCATGGGCACCACCGCACAAGCCATTAAAGCCGGAATCCCGCAGTTGATTCGCCCGATCAAATACGATCAACCGGATAATGCGGATCGCATCTATAAATTAGGCTTGGGCACTTATGTAATGCCGGAGCAATTTAAGGCAGAGGTGGTTGCGCCAATGATCGGCAATATGCTGCAGAAAGCTAAAAGCTCTAAAGCCCTGCGCTTCTACGCGGAAGATGTTAACAACAGCCGCGCGATTGTAGATGCCTGTGATGTGATTGAGCGGGAGTTAAAAATAAAACCTGTAAGTTTGGTGGGTGAGGCCGCAGTGCACTCCTGA
- a CDS encoding carbohydrate-binding protein — translation MNTTLIGRLPGKWSALALGLSSALLGQTAFAQATLPATIQAEAYSHMNGVQLETTSDTGGGQNVGWIDTNDWLSYANNPVNIPTSGAYDVEYRVASLGGGGTIRLEEAGGSANYGTINVASTGGWQTWTTIKQRVTLSAGTHRFGVAVPAGGFNLNWFKIVPVQTQSWTPLPRVKQSGHLWVNAATNQRVDLRGTNLGNWLIQEFWMMGGIMSTNNGGINDQCTLESTLAQRFGNTEKERLMKVFRSNYITTRDFDMMKAMGMNVIRIPFLYSLIEDEYNPYNLRSDAWQYLDWAIDEAEKRGMYTIIDLHGAVGGQAAASEQHDGCIGAAQLWTNANYWDRTKWLWDMIAQKYRGRSAVVAYDLLNEPWGTDATTLANRSYELFNVVRAKDPDTIILLPGHNSGIDAYGNPNSRGLTNVSTWMHFYPGLWGWNDTAAYGAGQANMYANWLHCNQNGSGESCDWRNKITGISTPFLVGEFQPWTLLGSYGGQMTRKAYDIYNSYGWAATNWAWKTTSSGGSNGDTSGWAWGMITNASNGGGMSGINVSTASAAQIESWFKQFSTQPLVRNESIAYWMNWKAQTGQRVEAEMFKDHSGIRMETTTDAGGGFNAGSTDDNDWMSYPINIPTAGNYTFEVRVASPYSGGTLVLSRNGSDLGVVTVPNTGGWQNWQTVSITVNLQAGQQDLAIFVRKGGWNINWWQLTKQ, via the coding sequence ATGAACACAACCCTGATCGGCCGTTTGCCTGGCAAATGGTCTGCGCTCGCACTGGGCCTAAGCAGTGCACTCCTCGGTCAAACCGCCTTCGCCCAAGCAACATTACCGGCCACCATTCAGGCGGAAGCCTATAGCCATATGAATGGCGTGCAGTTGGAAACCACCAGCGATACCGGTGGCGGCCAAAACGTAGGTTGGATCGATACCAACGACTGGCTCTCCTATGCCAACAACCCGGTCAATATCCCCACCAGTGGTGCTTATGATGTGGAATACCGGGTAGCGAGCCTGGGCGGTGGCGGCACCATCCGCCTGGAAGAAGCCGGTGGTTCAGCTAATTACGGCACCATTAATGTCGCCAGCACCGGTGGCTGGCAGACCTGGACGACCATCAAGCAACGCGTGACCCTGAGTGCCGGCACGCATCGCTTTGGAGTGGCCGTTCCAGCCGGCGGTTTTAACCTCAACTGGTTCAAAATCGTCCCGGTACAGACCCAAAGCTGGACGCCGCTGCCGCGCGTAAAACAAAGTGGTCACCTGTGGGTAAATGCGGCAACCAACCAACGTGTAGACCTGCGCGGTACCAATCTGGGCAACTGGTTGATCCAGGAGTTCTGGATGATGGGCGGCATTATGTCCACCAACAACGGCGGTATTAACGACCAGTGCACCCTCGAATCGACGCTCGCCCAGCGCTTCGGCAATACCGAAAAAGAGCGCTTGATGAAGGTATTCCGCAGCAATTACATCACCACCCGCGACTTCGACATGATGAAGGCGATGGGCATGAACGTAATCCGCATTCCCTTCCTTTACAGCTTGATCGAAGACGAATACAACCCTTACAACCTGCGCTCAGACGCATGGCAGTATCTGGATTGGGCGATTGATGAAGCCGAAAAACGCGGCATGTACACCATCATCGATCTGCACGGTGCCGTGGGCGGCCAAGCAGCAGCCTCTGAACAGCACGACGGTTGTATAGGTGCGGCGCAACTCTGGACCAACGCCAACTACTGGGATAGAACCAAGTGGCTGTGGGACATGATCGCGCAGAAATATCGCGGCCGCTCTGCAGTCGTTGCTTATGACTTGCTCAACGAGCCATGGGGCACTGATGCGACCACGCTTGCCAACCGTTCTTACGAACTGTTTAACGTAGTGCGCGCGAAAGATCCGGACACCATCATTCTGTTGCCAGGCCACAACTCGGGTATTGATGCCTATGGCAACCCCAACAGTCGCGGCCTAACCAACGTCTCTACCTGGATGCACTTCTACCCTGGCTTGTGGGGCTGGAATGACACAGCCGCTTACGGCGCTGGCCAAGCCAACATGTACGCCAATTGGCTGCACTGCAATCAGAACGGTTCAGGGGAAAGCTGCGACTGGCGCAACAAGATCACCGGAATTTCAACACCCTTCTTAGTGGGTGAATTCCAGCCATGGACCCTGCTCGGCTCTTACGGCGGCCAAATGACGCGCAAAGCCTACGACATTTACAACAGCTACGGCTGGGCCGCCACCAACTGGGCCTGGAAAACCACTTCTTCCGGTGGCTCCAACGGCGATACCAGCGGCTGGGCTTGGGGCATGATCACCAACGCCAGCAATGGCGGTGGCATGAGCGGCATCAACGTAAGCACGGCGAGCGCCGCGCAAATCGAAAGTTGGTTTAAACAATTCAGCACCCAACCCTTAGTGCGCAATGAAAGCATCGCCTATTGGATGAACTGGAAAGCGCAAACTGGTCAACGCGTCGAAGCAGAAATGTTTAAAGATCACAGCGGCATTCGTATGGAAACCACCACCGATGCCGGCGGCGGTTTTAACGCGGGCAGCACTGACGATAACGATTGGATGAGCTATCCCATCAACATTCCAACTGCCGGCAACTACACCTTTGAGGTGCGCGTTGCATCGCCCTACAGCGGCGGTACTTTGGTGCTGAGCAGAAACGGATCTGACCTGGGTGTGGTAACTGTGCCCAACACCGGCGGCTGGCAAAACTGGCAGACGGTTTCCATCACCGTGAACTTGCAAGCGGGTCAGCAGGACCTGGCGATCTTCGTGAGAAAGGGCGGTTGGAATATCAACTGGTGGCAGCTCACTAAACAGTAA
- a CDS encoding PotD/PotF family extracellular solute-binding protein, with translation MVADTYSRRKFLKTSAALTGGGLALVKAPYVFTKTPVTLKVMGTHVTLQEEIRQKAMADLGITLEFEAKGESELVQKATTHPDQFDLYEQWTDSIRTLWHAKVIQPIETERLTYWKEINDISRKGRITPSAPIGLGDAPYKILNVQNDGSLGANFTGQISFLPYVHNVDSFGYNTKVIPKGIPYETESWGWLLDPKYKGKVGIVNAPTIGLFDLALAAQARGLMSFGDMGNMTIEEIDKLFNILMELKKQKHFAGFWNTVPQSADFMTSGRMLLGSMFSPGISMANGSGTPVTYAAPKEGYRAWHGVMCLSSECQGSKKEAAYDYMNWWLSGWAGAFIARQGYYISNPERSRPLLSTTEWDYWYDGKATNQPLKGTDGRVSVPAGDIRTGGSYINRFSHVAIWNTVMENYEYSLDRWYEFLLA, from the coding sequence ATGGTTGCTGATACCTATTCCCGCCGCAAATTTCTCAAAACTTCCGCGGCACTCACCGGTGGTGGTTTAGCACTGGTGAAGGCGCCTTACGTATTCACCAAAACGCCAGTCACACTCAAGGTGATGGGTACCCACGTAACCCTGCAGGAAGAAATTCGCCAAAAAGCCATGGCGGATTTAGGGATTACGCTGGAGTTTGAAGCCAAGGGCGAAAGTGAACTGGTGCAAAAGGCCACCACTCACCCGGACCAGTTCGATCTTTACGAGCAATGGACCGATAGTATTCGCACCCTCTGGCATGCGAAAGTCATTCAACCTATTGAAACCGAACGACTTACCTATTGGAAAGAAATTAACGATATCTCCAGAAAAGGCCGCATTACTCCCAGTGCGCCGATCGGATTGGGCGATGCACCTTACAAAATATTGAACGTACAAAACGATGGCAGCCTGGGGGCAAATTTTACCGGCCAGATTAGCTTTTTGCCCTATGTCCACAACGTGGACTCCTTTGGTTACAACACCAAAGTGATTCCCAAGGGCATCCCCTATGAAACAGAAAGTTGGGGCTGGTTGTTGGACCCAAAATACAAAGGCAAGGTGGGAATAGTTAATGCACCCACCATCGGCCTGTTTGACTTGGCCCTTGCCGCCCAGGCACGCGGCTTAATGTCATTTGGCGATATGGGCAATATGACCATCGAAGAAATCGACAAACTGTTCAATATTTTGATGGAACTGAAAAAGCAAAAACATTTCGCCGGCTTTTGGAACACGGTTCCCCAATCCGCCGACTTTATGACCTCGGGCAGGATGCTGCTGGGCAGTATGTTTTCCCCCGGCATATCCATGGCCAATGGCAGTGGCACTCCGGTGACTTATGCCGCGCCCAAAGAAGGCTATCGCGCGTGGCACGGCGTAATGTGTCTGTCGAGCGAGTGTCAAGGCAGCAAAAAAGAGGCAGCTTACGACTATATGAATTGGTGGTTAAGTGGATGGGCCGGCGCATTTATCGCGCGTCAGGGCTACTACATTTCCAACCCAGAACGCTCACGCCCACTACTGAGCACAACGGAATGGGATTATTGGTACGACGGCAAAGCAACTAACCAACCTTTAAAAGGCACCGACGGACGCGTGTCTGTTCCCGCTGGAGATATTCGCACAGGAGGCTCTTACATTAATCGCTTTAGCCACGTCGCCATCTGGAATACGGTAATGGAAAACTACGAGTACTCGCTGGATCGCTGGTACGAATTTTTATTAGCCTGA
- a CDS encoding serine/threonine-protein kinase, with amino-acid sequence MTQATPDNNTAPLPRLGHYQLLEIIGRGGMGLVYRARDTRLERDVAVKCLRTELFEAHYIERFKREALLLAKLNHPNIVQIYDLIETADQMALIMELVDGQNLQTYLREHIVPIKQRLQWLTQISEGLAIAHDTGIIHRDLKAENILINKRGQAKITDLGIAKSQDFKGTLTDHVAGSYCSMSPEQAVGDPISFKSDLFSLGILAYQLLCGAHPFGDTSNKLQTMQRIISHPPTAPQQHNPDLPAEFIDLLGQLLSKDPDKRPDNTHWVAAQFEKLKDLGWREESLTDDTQALAIPLTAVNKPVRTQDHPTFETRFVAANKMQPHSRGQAIKNYLRENKISAGVGLFSVLIIAAVAIWQLPLKQLPSEQTAADETTETSTPSEPYSQAREFNKGLEALKLFDRPGSLEAAEKSFNTILSHAPNNAAAVAGLSLVYSYRYSGDSEDPIWMQKADASAQQALKLNPQLALVHVALGRLFTIKSEHEKAFTAFAQALTLEPKNIFAWRGKVSVLRSAQRYDEAIEFAQQGLKQFPKERFLLDELGNVYIDSNNYAQAEEIFRLSIQLHPDAVTSYAGLFISLERQNRADEAMEVLQQGLQIRSSAALYGNLGNALFIRGDYLGAASAFEAAVSPHKGNPGNYLAWANLADVLLWIPGREAEAQKAYRKAHDLLAPILSRSPNDVTMTSRMALYLARLNERQKAELMLERVIALSPKNAYVHFRAGLAYELLGNRDAAVAALKKAIELGFPTKLIEAEPDLLDLRRTSDIFH; translated from the coding sequence ATGACCCAGGCTACGCCCGATAACAACACTGCCCCACTGCCCCGCTTGGGGCACTACCAGTTGCTGGAAATTATCGGCCGCGGCGGTATGGGTTTGGTGTACCGCGCGCGCGATACCCGCTTGGAGCGCGATGTCGCCGTTAAATGCCTGCGCACTGAATTATTCGAAGCCCACTATATTGAACGCTTCAAGCGCGAAGCCCTGCTGCTTGCCAAATTGAATCACCCCAACATTGTTCAAATTTACGATCTGATTGAAACCGCTGATCAAATGGCCTTGATCATGGAATTGGTAGATGGCCAAAACCTGCAAACTTATTTGCGCGAACACATTGTCCCCATCAAGCAGCGCTTGCAGTGGCTGACGCAAATCAGCGAGGGTCTGGCCATTGCGCACGATACCGGCATTATTCACCGGGATTTAAAAGCGGAAAATATTCTGATCAACAAACGCGGCCAGGCAAAAATTACCGATCTGGGTATCGCCAAATCGCAAGACTTTAAAGGAACCCTAACGGATCACGTGGCTGGCAGCTATTGCTCCATGTCGCCCGAGCAGGCGGTAGGCGATCCTATCAGTTTTAAAAGCGATTTATTTTCGCTCGGAATTCTCGCGTACCAATTGCTTTGCGGCGCTCATCCCTTTGGTGACACCAGCAACAAACTGCAAACCATGCAGCGGATCATCTCCCATCCACCCACCGCACCCCAGCAACACAACCCGGATTTGCCAGCAGAATTTATTGACCTGCTCGGCCAGCTGTTATCCAAAGACCCGGATAAACGCCCGGACAATACCCACTGGGTAGCGGCGCAATTTGAAAAGTTGAAAGATCTGGGTTGGCGAGAAGAGTCCCTTACCGACGACACCCAGGCACTCGCCATACCCCTGACAGCCGTCAACAAACCCGTACGCACGCAGGACCACCCAACCTTTGAAACACGTTTTGTTGCCGCCAATAAAATGCAACCGCATTCGCGCGGGCAAGCCATTAAAAATTATCTACGCGAAAATAAAATTAGCGCCGGTGTTGGGTTATTTAGTGTTTTGATTATTGCCGCTGTTGCGATTTGGCAACTACCACTTAAGCAATTGCCAAGTGAACAAACCGCAGCGGATGAAACCACCGAAACCAGCACGCCCTCCGAACCCTATTCGCAAGCACGTGAATTTAATAAGGGCCTGGAAGCACTCAAACTGTTTGATCGTCCGGGCAGTCTAGAGGCAGCTGAAAAAAGTTTTAACACTATTCTTTCTCACGCACCCAACAACGCTGCAGCGGTTGCGGGTTTATCGCTGGTGTATAGCTATCGTTACAGTGGCGATAGTGAAGACCCGATTTGGATGCAAAAGGCAGATGCAAGTGCCCAGCAAGCGCTAAAACTAAACCCTCAGCTTGCGTTGGTTCATGTTGCATTAGGGCGCTTATTTACCATCAAGTCCGAGCATGAAAAAGCCTTCACAGCCTTTGCACAAGCACTAACCCTTGAGCCGAAAAACATTTTTGCATGGCGTGGCAAGGTGTCAGTATTACGATCCGCGCAGCGTTATGACGAAGCAATCGAGTTTGCCCAACAAGGGCTAAAACAATTCCCAAAAGAACGATTTTTGTTGGACGAATTAGGCAATGTTTATATCGATTCAAACAACTACGCACAAGCAGAAGAAATTTTCCGGCTAAGCATCCAATTGCATCCTGATGCGGTTACCTCCTATGCTGGCCTTTTTATTTCACTGGAGCGTCAAAATCGTGCAGACGAAGCCATGGAGGTATTGCAGCAAGGCCTACAAATACGCTCCAGTGCTGCACTATACGGAAATTTGGGCAACGCCTTATTTATCCGAGGAGATTATTTAGGAGCTGCTTCCGCATTTGAGGCGGCAGTATCTCCCCACAAAGGCAATCCAGGTAACTATTTAGCTTGGGCTAATTTAGCAGATGTCTTGTTATGGATTCCGGGACGGGAAGCCGAAGCGCAAAAAGCCTACCGTAAAGCACACGACCTATTAGCACCCATTCTGTCGAGAAGCCCAAACGATGTAACAATGACTTCACGTATGGCACTCTATCTTGCTCGCCTGAATGAGCGCCAAAAGGCAGAATTAATGTTAGAGCGTGTAATTGCACTTTCGCCAAAAAATGCCTATGTTCATTTTCGTGCAGGTTTAGCTTATGAGCTATTGGGGAACCGCGACGCAGCAGTTGCTGCATTGAAAAAAGCAATTGAACTGGGTTTTCCGACCAAGCTCATTGAAGCTGAGCCCGACCTGCTGGACTTGCGTCGCACCAGCGACATTTTTCACTAG